The following DNA comes from Streptomyces pristinaespiralis.
CCGCCATGAGGTTTTACCGATTGCGTCGCGATACATCATGCACAGGCACTCTGATCTGGGCTTTTACGTTGAGACGAAAGAGCATTGTCGCCACTGGCGATCCGGTGGAAGCGTGCTCACGCGCTGGGTGAATCCCTCGGGCCTGACTCAGCCATCGCTGGGTCGTCGAGACGCGAGCACATCGAGCACGCGGTGACGGCCCGCCTACTCAGTCCAGAAGGAGAACGGAATGATCTTCCGCACGACACGAGGTCGGCTGGCCGGCGCCTTGATCGCCGCCTGCGCGACAGGGGCCATGGCACTGAGCTCATCACCCGCCTCGGCAAAAGTGTCCGACGGTTACATTCGCGGCTACGACATGGTCGAGGGCGACTGGTCGGACGAGGGAGTCATCTCCGCCGGCGAGTACAGCAGTTCCACTGCCACCTGCATGTGGCAGCGGATCCTGCGGGCCCACGGTGCTCCCAAACCGAGCGGCCTGCTGTTCAGCGAGTCGGACATCGACGGCCACTTCGGGCCCAACACCACCCACGCGACGAAGTGGCTCCAGTGGAAGTTCGGCCTGGTCGACTCCCCTTCCAAGGCCGACGGCCGCGTGGGCCCCAACACATTTCGCGCGGCGCAGAAGTATCTGGTACGGACGGGCGGCATCACCACACCGGGCTCCACGGTCTACTTCAGGTACGAAGGATGGCGGTACGGCACGAACATGAGCCGAAACGGCCAAGGGATTTACGTGTTCCAAGACGGAACCGACCACGCGCGTCAGGCCAACTACGACTCCAACGAGTGTGACTGACCGCGGCGTTCGCACCCCCCAACGCCCGGGCTGAGGCAGCGGAGCACGCCGGGGCGGACCCGGCCTTGACGCCGGCCCCGGGGAGCGGTGGGCCGGCCGGGCTCTGCGGCCCCGGCCGGCCGGCACCGGATCGGCCACCGGCCCGAGTCCGTAGTGCGGGTGGAAGGCGTGGCAGTCATGCACCACGGTCAACGCGTGCGGGATCTTCTTGGGCGGACCCGGCGGCCGCAACGTGCATCACTGTCTTCGGGTGCCCACCCTCTGTTGAGGGTCCCCCCTGGTCTCGCCGGCCTCGGTCCGACCAGTTGGAAAGCACGTGCCTCGGTCGAGCTGGCTCAAGTTGGTGCGCCTGTATGCCGTGACCAGCAGCACCCGGTCCTCCACCGACAGGCTCCACGGTCGAGCCTCTGCGGACCGCCTCAGCTCCTTCGTGCCGCAGCTCTGTCACCAGGCGTGCCGACTCACTTGTTGGCCAGCCGCAGATCCCCGGACCACGTGTCACACCGAACGCGGCCAGAGCCGAAGGTGATCTCCAGCGCGAGCCGCCCGTTCTCCGGGGCACCCTCTTCTCTGACGGCCAGCACCGTCTCGCCGAGGTGATCCGCGAACGGGGTCTCGCCCTCGATCGGCGCCACCGCGACGCGGCCTGACTCCGCCATGTCGTATCCCGCGAAGGGGACCTCCTGCTCCACGATCAGGCACCAGTCCGAACCGGTCGTGATGCGCGTGGTGACGGCCTCACTGTCGATCAGCCATACGTCCAGCGGGCCGGACGGAGCCCCCACGCCGTACAGATGCCACGAAGCCACCACTTGCTCAAGACGCCGACCCACCAGGTAGTCAGGACGCCCACCGACCCCGTGCAACGGGCACTTGCCCACCCTCTTCAACTCCACCCGCCGACCGTACCGTCAAGCAAACGCCCAGCTCACACCCTTAGACGGGACAATCCTTCGTTCACTCTGACGAGACCCGCACGCCACGTCAGAACTCGATGATGGCCCGTCCAAGGATCTGCCCCTCCTCCAATGCGACCCGGGCCTCCTCGATCTGGTCCAGGGAATAGCGGTTGGTCACCAGCTTCTCCAG
Coding sequences within:
- a CDS encoding peptidoglycan-binding domain-containing protein, encoding MIFRTTRGRLAGALIAACATGAMALSSSPASAKVSDGYIRGYDMVEGDWSDEGVISAGEYSSSTATCMWQRILRAHGAPKPSGLLFSESDIDGHFGPNTTHATKWLQWKFGLVDSPSKADGRVGPNTFRAAQKYLVRTGGITTPGSTVYFRYEGWRYGTNMSRNGQGIYVFQDGTDHARQANYDSNECD